The region AGCATATAGGTGCGGTTGGCGTTGAGGATAGAGCCGTAGTTTTCGATCTCGAAGAAGAAGTTTTCAACCATGTCGAGGGCCACATCGGTGCGATGATCGGCGACCAGTCCAAGGACAATAAAGTAGCTGTCCCAGCCGTACATCTCGTTGAAGCGACCTCCGGGGACCACGTAGGGATGGGGCAGATAAAGAAGACCTTCTTCAGTAAGGTCTGAAGCGGTGACATCTCCCATGTGGGTGATCTTCCGGGGAAGATTGCGCACCTCTACCTTGCACTCACGCTGCATGGCAGCGACGGAGGGCGGGGTGGCCATACCGGAGGGAAGATACAAAACGGGGATGGTGGTGACTTTGAGGTCGACGACCGACTTGCAACTGTACATGGACCGCGACAGGGTGTTCCAGCCGTTGTGAATGTAGGAGAGGATCTTCGCTTTATCGGCCGCAGAGTGGCCTTGAGGCTCTGCTACTGCGAGTGAGCAGAAGAGCAGCAGCAGCGTGGGTAGGCGAAGGAATCGCTTCATCAGAAAATCTCCGCTATTTTGGTTCGCGCGACTGTGAGTATTGTAAGTGGCCAGAAAGGGGCGATCCATCCGTGCTGACAGGGTGAAGCTCACCTCCGACTTTGCACAATGGCTATGCGAAGATCACTTGCAGAAATTTTGGTTTCAATAGAGACTTATTTTCGGAAAGGAAACAGAGGCCATGGCACAGAATGATACGGCACAGTCGAAACAACAGAAGGTGTGGGAGGCTCTGGATCGTTTTCGCATCGAGATTCCTTCGTGGGGGTTCGCCAACACCGGCACGCGCTTCGGAAAGTTTATCCAGAGTGGCGCTGCTACCAGCATCGAGGAGAAGTTTGCCGATGCCGGTGAGGTGAACCGGCTGACCGGAGCCAGTCCGACGGTGGCGCTCCATGTTCTCTGGGACGTTCCTCACGGCACTGCCGATGTGGACAAGATTCGTGCGCTTGAGAAGCAGCATGGGGTTAAGGCGGGATCGATCAATCCGAACCTGTTCCAATCGCAGGAATACAAGTACGGCTCCATGGCGAACCCGAACTCCGAGATCCGGAAGATGGCATTGGGCCATCTGCTGGAGTCGGTCGAGATTGGCCGCGCTCTCGAGACTCGCGATATCTCGATCTGGGTCTCTGACGGCTCGAACTATCCCGGCACGCAGTCCATCAGCCGTAGGATTGGCTGGATGGAAGAGGTGCTCTCAGCCATGCACGCGGCGACGGCGGAGAACCAGCGCCTGCTGGTGGAATACAAGCCCTTTGAACCGGCGTTCTATCACACCGATATTGCCGATTGGGGGATGGCACTGCACCTGGCGCAGAAGGCTGGCCCGCGGGCGAAGGTGCTGGTGGATACCGGGCATCATTATCAGGGGACAAATATTGAGCAGATTGTTGCGTGGCTGCTGCACCTGAATGCCCTGGGAGGCTTCCACTTCAACGACCGCAAGTATGCGGATGATGACCTGACGATCGGATCGATCGATCCCTACCAGGTCTTCCGGATCTTCCACGAGATTCTGAGCGCTCCGACCTCTGCTGCTGAAGGGATTGCGTACATGATCGACCAAAGCCATAACCTGAAGGGCAAGATGGAGGCGATGGTGCAGAGCGTGGTGACTGCGCAAGAGCTGTATGCGCGGGCCGCCATCGTCGATCGAGAGGAATTGACCAAGCTGCAGGATGAGTGCCGTCTGGTGGAGGCTGAGGAGCTGTTCCGCGACAGCTTCTGGACCGACGTGAGGCCGATGGTAAGAGCATGGCGTGAGGCGCGTGGCCTTCCGGGCGATCCTCTGGCCGCTCTGCGCCAGGGTGGATACGTGGATCGGATCGAGAAGGAGCGCGAGCGGGAGAATCGCGGCTCGGTTTCCAGCTACGCGTAGGACCGTTATCGGTAAGGATATCGCGAGTGATTCAGGTAATAATGGTCGCGAGCAAGTGAAGGAGCTGTACGCGTTGGCCAAAACATCAAAGCGCCTCTACCTTATCCCGGTCCTCTCGAAGTCACTGGACATCCTTGAGCTGTTGCAGGCCGAAAACCGGCCCATGTCGTTGGAGACGATCCATCGGCGAACCCGTATCTCTAAGACGACGGTGTACCGGGTCCTGAAGACCTTGGTGCACCGTGGCTATCTGGCGCAGTCACCGGATGGAATGTACCGGCATGTGATGCGTCCCAAGAAACTGCGCTTCGGCTTCGCCGGGCAGAGTGCGGACATGCCTTTTTCGGAAGAGGTAACGCGGAGCCTGCGCGATGCTGCGGCCGCTGCGGGAGTCGACCTGATCGAGCTGGACAACCGCTATGATGCCGCTACCGCCGTGCAGAACGCGGAGGAGTTTATCCACGATAAGGTAGACCTGATTATTGAGTTTAATGTCGAGCAGTCGGTTGCGGCGATCATCGGAGATAAAGTCGCTTCGGCCAGCATCCCGTTGATCGCCATCGATATTCCGCACCCGAACGCGACCTACTTTGGCGTGGACAACTATCGGGTGGGAGTTGAAGCGGGTGAGATGCTGGCGCGTCATGCGCAGACGGAGTGGAACGGCAAGGTCGACCGGGTGATCGGTTTGGACCTTCCCGAGGCGGGTCTACTGGTGCAGGGAAGAATCTCGGGGGCATTTGAAGCCGTTCGTTCGGCCTTTCCCACGCTTCCCTCCGATGCGTTTCTTCGCCTGGATGGTCGCGGTATGCGCGAGACCAGCACGAAGCTGATTGTTGAATACCTGGAGAACCATCCCAGGGAGCGTCACATTCTGGTGGCTGCCGCTACAGATACGAGTGCCCTGGGAGTCGTCGATGCGGCGCGTCAACTAAAGCGGCAACGGCATCTGGTGGTGGTAGGGCAGGACTGTATTGCCGAGGCTCTCGAGGAGATTCAGTCCAGTACGTCACCCCTGATCGCATCGGTCTCGCACGAGACAAATGCCTATGGTCCGAACCTGATGCAGCTTGGGCTGGCGCTGCTGAAGGGGCAGATCGTTCCTCCTTATAACTACGTGTCGCACAAGCTGGTGACCCGTACGTTGTCACAGCAGGAGACTTAGCAGACAGAGTGCTTATCCCGCTGGCCAGGGTGGCGGCCGGAGGTTTGAGGTAGACCGCGGTGCGACCAGATTATTTCGAATACGAAACATTTGCTGTATTGGTCATCGCTGTGGAATGATGGTGGTCGAATTTCTGAAGGAGAAGACTCGATGGGTGCGGCAGGAAATCTGAAGTTTCTGGAAGACAAATGGGATGACGCGGTGGCGGCAAAGCTCGACCCACCGGAACTTCTGCGATATCGCAGCAATTTGCTGGGTTCGGATCTGCGCATCACGAACTTCGGGGGCGGGAATACCAGCTCCAAGCTTGACGAGACCGATCCGGTTACGGGCGACAAGGTCAAGGTGCTGTGGGTGAAGGGGTCGGGTGGCGACCTGGGCAGCA is a window of Edaphobacter sp. 12200R-103 DNA encoding:
- a CDS encoding TIM barrel protein — translated: MAQNDTAQSKQQKVWEALDRFRIEIPSWGFANTGTRFGKFIQSGAATSIEEKFADAGEVNRLTGASPTVALHVLWDVPHGTADVDKIRALEKQHGVKAGSINPNLFQSQEYKYGSMANPNSEIRKMALGHLLESVEIGRALETRDISIWVSDGSNYPGTQSISRRIGWMEEVLSAMHAATAENQRLLVEYKPFEPAFYHTDIADWGMALHLAQKAGPRAKVLVDTGHHYQGTNIEQIVAWLLHLNALGGFHFNDRKYADDDLTIGSIDPYQVFRIFHEILSAPTSAAEGIAYMIDQSHNLKGKMEAMVQSVVTAQELYARAAIVDREELTKLQDECRLVEAEELFRDSFWTDVRPMVRAWREARGLPGDPLAALRQGGYVDRIEKERERENRGSVSSYA
- a CDS encoding substrate-binding domain-containing protein — protein: MAKTSKRLYLIPVLSKSLDILELLQAENRPMSLETIHRRTRISKTTVYRVLKTLVHRGYLAQSPDGMYRHVMRPKKLRFGFAGQSADMPFSEEVTRSLRDAAAAAGVDLIELDNRYDAATAVQNAEEFIHDKVDLIIEFNVEQSVAAIIGDKVASASIPLIAIDIPHPNATYFGVDNYRVGVEAGEMLARHAQTEWNGKVDRVIGLDLPEAGLLVQGRISGAFEAVRSAFPTLPSDAFLRLDGRGMRETSTKLIVEYLENHPRERHILVAAATDTSALGVVDAARQLKRQRHLVVVGQDCIAEALEEIQSSTSPLIASVSHETNAYGPNLMQLGLALLKGQIVPPYNYVSHKLVTRTLSQQET